Sequence from the Dysidea avara chromosome 5, odDysAvar1.4, whole genome shotgun sequence genome:
GGTACTAAGGTAGCAGAAGGTCATAAAGCTAGTTTCTGCCTTGAGGACACTGTTTGTGATTTTGGTGGATTCCGTCGGCATTTATGCTCCACTGGCATACAAGGGATCTCCAGGAATTGCGGTGATCTGTACGCTCGGCACTTGGACTGTCAATGGATAGACATCACAGGTGTACAAAGTGGAACTTATAACATACAACTTCATGTTAATCCTTACCAACTGGCAGTTGAGAGTGATTATCGTAACAACATAATCCAATGTAAAATAGTGTTAATTGTGGAGGGAGAGTATATCCGAATCATCAGCTGCTCACATTCTGGTATGTAAATTGTATGCAAGACATCCTGTTCACTTGATGATGAATTCAACCACCCACCTTTGCTTCATTAGGTTTCCGTCCACTACTAAAGTGACTGCTTTAACATATACCACCTGAAAGGCTACCTCCCGaagaatataattataatatacttgtttgtttgtttacatgtagAGCATTAATGGGACCAACCAAATTAAaagtatcctgattatcaaggtgtcctgatttctcAGGTCAGTTTACATTCTTAAGGATACcttgggaccattaccaagtgtccagattatgcaggtgtccttattttcaagtgttCTGATTAACAAGTTCCACTGTTTATCTATTGCTTTGCAGATGTTGCTTTAAAACATTCTAATACAGGTTGAACTACTACTCCTCTTATATGTTGTTTTTATATACGTAGAGCTGCCCATATTGTTCTCATTAAATTTCATGGCACTTTTGTCATTGCCTTGTGCCAACACAATATTTCTATATTACAAAAAGTGCATTCCTCTTCATTACCTAATGATCAGAATGTGGACCATTGTAAGTTTCACTGACAGTGTTTCACTGacagtaaataattattttcaataGCTTCACAAATGcacacaatattaattttattttggaCTGAGTTTCAGAAGCTAGGGACATTGTTTCTGTACTTATTGTGCACAAGTCATTGTCTTGATGAGCTTCCAGTTATCTATTGGTATCATATCCATCTACTCCCTGTTATACAGTGCTTTCATAGATTAAGTGTGGGCTTGCATGAATGCTGTCatagtcatttactctaatacaacagtcaaaaaATACTGATAGTCAGCTCTTGAACAAAATTTTGAttatacagtgctccctcaattTTCCAACtcccttgggaccaagacatgttcagataatcaaaaagtaaagcccattcatttatatgcGGGACCCTGTTCaaatacactaatagaacatagatgtgacaaaatactctaatagagcagtcatttctactgttcgaATAATTAACCAAGTGTCCAGATAACAGaggtttggataattgagggaaCACTGTAATAGGTTTGAGTTTTGAACAGCTCTGCTAATAAGCACGACATAGGCGGCATATCAAACCTATATTAGGTAATAGCACTCACAAGTAGTTAGTCTGACATGTTGTTGAGTTACTGTTTTGTTCTGTTATACAGATCATGAAGTCCCAACATGTTGAAGCAGTATCTGATGTGTGATGTATAGACTCGGTCCTATTCTTATATCTTTCTATGAATTTGTAGTTACACaagttgtcattttgtgtagaatGCTCATCTTTCAAGATGGACGTTCCCTTGTAATTTTTGTGGCCAATATTTGCAACAATGTAACATGGCCTCTCACATAAATGTATGAAGTTTATTTTTGTGAATTAATTTCTATTATAAAACATACTGTTAGTTATATCTCAAAAAAGTAAATAGTTATTCCACTCAGATATGCCTTACCAAGGTACGTAAGAATagaattataattatgtttattTTAAAAGTAACACACATTAATATGTATCTTTTgcatatgtaactagttatccacacaaaaacagccaagctgtgaaaaaaggtgcggccttaaaaagcctggcaaatgtaactagttataccCCAACTCTCACAATGAAGATGGTATAATTATATCTAGTGGCTTATAATACAAAAGTAATAAGCATTTATCCTTATATATACTGCCATCTTGTACTTCAGTATAATGTCCTTACATTGACTATAGGAATATCACAGTTGAAGTATACATGTAACATACCAAAACTCTTTTTTAATTTTCTATGTTGCATGTTGTttactactgaccaaatttcaagtcagtgGCTTATTATTATAGTCATAGCTATAAATTTTCAAAAGTAGAGTTGGTAGCTAATTTGATGTGTACCCCTATTCACAAATCAGGTCACATACATAAGTCTACTTTATGCCACACATGTGTTAAAACAAGTGCACAACTGCACATTATGTagtgaagtttcattttttgAAAGGCATGCAGTTACTTCCCACCAACGAATTTCTGCTATAGCTACGGCAACGAAATTATTGATCTATAGTCAGTGTATATGGCCCGGTCAAAGTTGTACAGTTACATATGTACCTCAAACATGTCCAGATTCCAGAATGTGGTGATAATTAACTGATCTCCTTTGAAATAGGTTGAGCTTTGGCACATGTACAACAtgccattaattttatgtttttaGTAAGTACAACGCCTAATGACGCAACAATGACGTCACATGAAGCAAGTGACAACCATTGACCACCAGCCGACCACGCAAGACACTAGACAAGTTCAGCTGGATTTGCATATAATAAGATCTCTTCCCACGTATATTTTTATACAGTAAACCAGCGAACAAGTTCGTGTTGTCTGTTGAATAATGGTGCTCTTCGTGTTCGTAGCGGCAATACTGTTTACCTCGAGTTTTGTTGTTGGTCAAGATGATGTCAGACTAGGTAACGGTGCTTCTGACTACCAGGGTAGAGTGGAGGTGTTAGTTAATCGAAAGTGGGGTACGATATGTGGCGATCAGTTTGGACTAAAAGACGCCCACGTCGTCTGCAGAATGCTAGGTTATCCTAGCGCTATTCTCGCTCGTGATCGAGCTTATTTCGGTCCAGGAAGGGGTAGAATTTGGAAAGTAAATTGCACTGGTGTGGAGGATGACATCGCTGATTGTAAATTTAGCATGGCATCAGCCAATGTGTGTGGACATGGTGAAGATGTTGGAGTAGAGTGTTACAGACCTCAACCTTCTCCACCTGTTAGACTGACCTGTCCATACAATAAGACTTGTAATAACATTGCCAGAAAACGTGGTCCTGATCCAGGAGAATGTACCCCATCTGTACATGTTGAGGGGATTGTTGAAGTTTACTATAATGAGGGATGGTGGCCAGTATCAGCTGATGAATGGGATGATGAAGATGTGAATGTGGTGTGTGGTCAACTGGGGTATCCTGTGAGCTTTGGAACTGTGTCAAAATTGATAGACCTTTTACCACGGAAAGTCCGTGTCAGTAGACAGCAGAAGAATCGATTCAAAAGGACACACCTGCGGAAAGTCACATTACAGGGCCTGGGTTGTACTGGTACAGAAAGAGATTTAAGTTTATGCCCTCATCATGGATGGGGTCCATTTGATAATCCTGGTGGTAAAGTAGCTACAGCAAAATGTGGATTCCATCCTCACCCATCCTGTGATGGTGGTGAATGTCAACAAGTAAGCCATTTAGGTACTGTATAGTGAACATGCTGCACAGCATATAGAAAGCCATACAAGTGAAATTTATTAAAGGAACCAAAGCCATAAAACATAAAACATTGGTTAGTTTGTAGTGGCATGTTTACACTAGCATCAAGAATTCATAAATAAGGGAGAGTATCTAATGATGATATAGATTCAGTACCTCTCTCTTATAAAGGCTTCACCATATTTAACACCTACGTACCAACAGTTGTTTTCTACCAGGTAGAGTTAATGGTAAACTTGtggcagtgtgtttgtacagggaATACTGGGCATttgatattatgaactcttgctagcaTGTACCATACTTGTGAACTCTAACTATTTGGCTATACAAGGACTCACATGTATAAACAACCTTATGATGGAgggaaaagttgatgaatcaaATTTTGATAATAATATTAACCACCTCTTTTGAGGTGCTCAACCAAGTTAACCGATTCATATAATTTGACCACTTTTACTTCTATCAAAATTTCctagtaatagttagacactcgcaataggtgtcttcgaggatttaaaaaccatcggtgacgtcaataattacctcggctgcgcctcggtaattattgacgtcacctcaggtttttaaatcctcgaagacgcctattgtgagtgtctaagtgttttagacaatggcgtagaagcagtgagttagtatagagagtttCCAAGTTTccattgtaaacacctaggatatttcagcgagcaaaagatgtgaggtcgCGCAAGCTCGCGCACAAGCCATGAAGCGCgaataactgaaggtttgtaaagtcgataaaaagtatgtttgaggcattatagatacgtgtgaatggcagcaaatgggaatggccagtgccaacatggctgtcttgcatggtctacagagcgtgctttaatatggcgaaggccacaaactgaattaatggcttgtaccacgatggtctataaatccgctgagctacccacgataacagcgtacctgagtgtaatttctttgtaataatctgctcgcaatcgcttggtgtttactgatgtgcgaaatactaattgtccacaaaaggctaattgcattactgtaggccacattgtggttgtaaacaactgtcgggTGTCTTACTGGttgataccaggtttcttcgcaaataagagacctccacacatcaaacgaaacgcTGCATGTCGTTGTCTAATGTATGTTAAAGTTGTGGATAAACCTGAATCAAGAGCACTTCTATGAAAGTGTTACAACTATCACAATTCAAGAAAAATTCTGGCACCATTGAAAATATCTTAAAAACTTTTgatgtaaaatattttcattgttTAGTTTGTAAAACAAACAACAACAGAATATACATAGTAGAAATGAAATTCCAAAGGAAGCTGGATTATCATGTGTTTGAAAAGAAAGCTGCTACATTTGCACCTGTTAACCAGGTAACTGTAATAATAACTACTGCATCCAATCAAGCCCAGCAAACTCATGAGCTGGCAATGTGAAGCTCCTCGTGATTGGATGCTCACAATGTAATAAGAATTAACTGCCTCACCTAAATTCCCTTGTGGATGGTGTTGACAATAATTTGTGAATAGCTATTGTAATTCGTTTTAATTTTCATCAATGCAGACAATGACAAAAAAATAATGGTGAAAGTTTCATGATATATGGTACAACATTGAATTGCTATACATACACCCCAGTAGGTTGTGTAGGAGGTATCACTACCTGAATTTTCATAAACAAACACTGGCAAATAAATTCATTATAGAAGTGTTCTTGTGTGTGAATAGTCAGCAACGTTTATTGCATTACCTTTTATAGCCATCATATCGTCTCAGAGCTGGAGTAATGCCATGGATGGGAAGAGTAGAGGTGTTATATAACAATCAGTGGGGTACTGTCTGTGATGATGGATTTGATGATAACAGTGCTAATGTACTATGTCGATCACTTGGTTATGGTAACGTTGTTACTATTACTAAAAGAGCTGGATATGGTCGTGGAATTGGAAAGATCTGGTTAAGTGATGTAAAGTGTAATGGAACTGAATCACAACTACATGATTGTAAACATCTTCCCTGGGGTAGCACTGCTTTATGTAAAAAACATAACAGAGATGTTGGAGTTGAGTGTGGAGTGCCAGATGTCTACCATGGACGTAAACCCCCAGTGAGTATTTCTTATGGTCTGGCCATATTaaaactgtgtgtgtgtgtgtgtgtgtgtgtgtgtgtgtgtgtgtgtgtgtgtgtgtgtgtgtgtgtgtgtgtgtgtgtgtgtgtgtgtgtgtgtgtgtgtgtgtgtgtgtgtgtgtgtgtgtgtgtgtgtgtgtgtgtgtgtgtgtgtgtgtgtgtgtgtgtgtgtgtgtgtgtgtgtgtgtgtgtgtgtgtgtgtgtgtgtgtgtgtgtgtgtgtgtgtgtgtgtgtgtgtgtgtgtgtgtgtgtgtgtgtgtgtgtgtgtgtgtgtgtgtgtgtgtgtgtgtgtgtgtgtgtgtgtgtgtgtgtgtgtgtgtgtgtgtgtgtgtgtgtgtgtgtgtgtgtgtgtgtgtgtgtgtgtgtgtgtgtgtgtgtgtgtgtgtgtgtgtgtgtgtgtgtgtgtgtgtgtgtgtgtgtgtgtgtgtgtgtgtgtgtgtgtgtgtgtgtgtgtgtgtgtgtgtgtgtgtgtgtgtgtgtgtgtgtgtgtgtgtgtgtgtgtgtgtgtgtgtgtgtgtgtgtgtgtgtgtgtgtgtgtgtgtgtgtgtgtgtgtgtgtgtgtgtgtgtgtgtgtgtgtgtgtgtgtgtgtgtgtgtgtgtgtgtgtgtgtgtgtgtgtgtgtgtgtgtgtgtgtgtgtgtgtgtgtgtgtgtgtgtgtgtgtgtgtgtgtgtgtgtgtgtgtgtgtgtgtgtgtgtgtgtgtgtgtgtgtgtgtgtgtgtgtgtgtgtgtgtgtgtgtgtgtgtgtgtgtgtgtgtgtgtgtgtgtgtgtgtgtgtgtgtgtgtgtgtgtgtgtgtgtgtgtgtgtgtgtgtgtgtgtgtgtgtgtgtgtgtgtgtgtgtgtgtgtgtgtgtgtgtgtgtgtgtgtgtgtgtgtgtgtgtgtgtgtgtgtgtgtgtgtgtgtgtgtgtgtgtgtgtgtgtgtgtgtgtgtgtgtgtgtgtgtgtgtgtgtgtgtgtgtgtgtgtgtgtgtgtgtgtgtgtgtgtgtgtgtgtgtgtgtgtgtgtgtgtgtgtgtgtgtgtgtgtgtgtgtgtgtgtgtgtgtgtgtgtgtgtgtgtgtgtgtgtgtgtgtgtgtgtgtgtgtgtgtgtgtgtgtgtgtgtgtgtgtgtgtgtgtgtgtgtgtgtgtgtgtgtgtgtgtgtgtgtgtgtgtgtgtgtgtgtgtgtgtgtgtgtgtgtgtgtgtgtgtgtgtgtgtgtgtgtagaacaCACCTAGACAATTTTCATAAATATGATTTGTCAAAGCTTGCAAGCTGAAAAaatagatacaacacaatatggACCAATTTCATGTCATAATCCATGCACAAAAATTATCCTAAATTTACTTGTTGATTAAATGCTTAATCCCAATATAACAAGAAGTGAAGGTATGGACCACAGCATTTCCTTTTATGGTTCATGTTATTATCCTTGCCACAGCAAAAGACACAACACCAAAACTTCCCTATTTGGTTATGTATTGGTCTATGCCATGAAATGAATAATGTTATTCAATGTTTGCTCTGTTATCATATTAGTACAAGAGCAGGTCAATGCTTTTTAAGATACTTGTAACACTGCTATAGTATCAGGGGCGTACcgagggggtttccaggggtttcaggaaaccactttgaattttacacactacttgaaacagtaagaaattgaaacttcaggtttccagaatctggaatctatcatggaacaggacacattgcaaacttttatcttagttaaataatagctTCTCACacgatagcaacacttatagcttaTGATTTTgatgaaaagatcgagatactgtaataaagcagtcaggcaatataaactactctaatataacagtcacttggctgtagtggaaaccacttttcaaaattcctgcgtacgcccctgaGTATACCGACTATAACATCAATGTGAAGTACTAGATAGTAGTAAATCTAGAGGATGATCGATGTATCACCATTAAAGATTCAATAGGAGTGTGTAATGTTGGTGCTTAGTCTATTCTAATTGGTTGGTTGAAATTTTCTTATGGTGACAATGAAATGTTTAGTAATGTTGTGTGATCTATCttcttaaggtggcgctgaagtaatcaaatgaagccttacaaggccaATGGGACATCACGTTTGTGGTCATGCACGAAAAAAAACTAATAGAACAAAGCGAAGCGCTTCGAAATATTGAAAGAACCAGCTTTATCAGACTGTCAGGCTACTATTGCTGATACAAGTAACGATATTCACGTACTGACTTCATCGccttgtcaaaactctggtaacttcacagcgaacaacaccagctgtcatcgCGTGATTACTGCTTTACGGAGCGCGCCCTGGCCAGTTACACTGTCCCACAATTCGTGAAATAACTCCATATTTACTTACCATAGACTCTCAAAATTTGGCAGAGGCACTGGTGAAGCGTTTCTTTACAGGGCTATGGAAAGATTTTTCGCGATTCGCTGTTGACGGGCGTGATATCACTTGTTGAAAAATGCGGGTttgcattttaaccagtttccacgttgttatcgttaaaaaggattccatagagttgttctacaaggtgagaaaccataagagccaaggcggcttagcgctaggttgtttctggggtgatttatttttaaaatcggctCGTAAGTTCAGAGTTTAATAGCCACGAAATTAAAGCGGGTGATTTCACGGAACTTGGCATGCTAGGCTACAACATTAAAGACTATCATAAGAATCCTTTAAATGTagactacatggttcacaagTGGAGTACTccaccaccctaaaatagctaattaagcacgtgggctaattttaatagtgacaaatgggcattgtacggcttcacataattacttcagcgccaccttaagctATAGTTTGTAAAGTAGCTAACTGTAGTCTACAATGGTATTCTTACACTTTATCAATTACAGGTTCAGTTTGTGTCTACTGTCAACAACATCAATAATAACTATGTTGAAGTAGCTGTTGACAGTAACCATGGTTACGGTCTGGTGTGTTATGATGATGTAGATATGATGATGAGTAGTGTATTGTGTCGTTCACTACCTGATCCTAAATTTTTAGTAAATTACCGATCCAGCAAGCTAGCCAGTTATACAGGTTGGCTAATTTATTAAACAGCATGCTAATCACTTAGACACTTTCAGGTCAGAGGTACAAAGGAAGGTTTGTTTGCAGTGGGAGTGAACTAAACATTCGTGAATGTCACATGGACTTTCAGCCTGTAGCTAAATGTAAAAATGGAGATCTGCTAATTCATTGTGATAAAAGTTTGTGATTTTTTTGTGAGCATTTGTGCCTGGTAGCACAGACACAAATGCACGTGTGCCcgatgtagtgtagtgtgtgtggtgtgtgtttgggtgtgtgtgtgtgtgtgtgcatgtgtgtgtgtgtagtgaacATTTTGGTGCATAAGATCTGGTATACAATACAGAAAAGTATATTTGTGTCTACATGTGTGTCTGCACGTTCATTGTAGTGTTGGTGTACATTGTATTGTACCTAGTGTAAAACATTTGTAGTGCATACAGCTATACTTTAGTGTGTGTATACGTAGGTAATAGGTAATGGCAAGTCCAGTCAATCAAGTTTAGCTGACTTATTATTATAACTTATACAATGATATATACATATAGTGTGCTTGTTTTATAGTAAGAGTTGCTGCCATTCTAACCACTGACACTATACAGTATTTTGACAAAAGGGTAAGCTGAATCTGCTTGTGTTAGGTGTACTGGTAGTTTTGGAAGTGAATAAGTAAGTGAGTTGTTATTGAAATCATCTGTGAGCGGCTGGTAGAGCTAAGTTGAATGGTACAAAAAAGGAGAAATGGACAAGATGCGTATAAATCAATTGTGTGATCTTTACTTACCATATTGTCTCCAATTGTGGCCTGGGTGGTTGCTTCATTCATTTGacttttcacccaggccacCACATGAAGACTGGTGACTataatcaagagtacataatacaaAATAGAGCTATTTTTATAACAGACCAACTTACAAGTTTTCCTTGAAATCAACTTTATATGTCTGTGTTGTACCAGCATATTCAACAGGTTTTAAAAGAAGTCCATAAGCATTTGTAGAATTGTCTGCACTAGGCATTTAATTGAGACCCCAGCATTTATTCAAAACCATGTGCATTTAGTTTTGCTGTAATGTTTTATACTCAAGGTCCAAGCATTTTCATGAAGGACAGGCCATAATTTGACACAATATGATAATATGTGGTAAATAACACTGACAATGTCAGTGTTGTAGTCAACACTGAAGTGTTGAAATGATTATAAGCGTATTTGTAAATAGTATCCAAACAACTTTAATTTTTGCGTAAATGCAAAGAAAGTGTCTGTTGCCATTCATACACTATCCTGACACCCAAACAATAGTTAAAGCCAACTCGTCCAGAGAATTTTATTAGCAATTCATAGTCTAGACAAGGACATATCAAAATGCCATAATGAACACCAAATGGCATCTGACAGCAGATCACAGTCTGCATCATAGCAGCACttgcaataataatattgtCTCCTCACTAATGATTCTAATGTGATAATATCATCATCAAGAGTATCAAATGCACAACACCTGACAGTGGTTACTGTACAATATGTTGAATGTCTGTTCAATGCTATTACTGGTGTATCAATCTCTTTGTGTTGTTAGGGTTACCTGATCTTGTTCCCATCCTTGCAAAGTTTGAACGTTCATTAAGAATTTTCCGGAGTTATGATTTTGCACGTATGGCTAGCCTTCGGTGTCCATTGGAGGAGAACTGTCTTGCTAGTGATGCTGTTGGCCTGCGAGGGAAAGCAGTCAGAGCATTATTGCGGTTTGACTCATTAACAATGAATTATGGCTTAAGTGATTTCACTCCAGTCCTTGACCGCAGCCAGTGGAAGTGGCATGCTTGTCATTTTCATTATCATTCCTTTGAAGTGTTTGCAGAGTATGACTTGTTGGATCTTAATGGTACAAAAGTCGCAGAAGGACACAAAGCCAGTTTCTGTCTTGAGGATAGTCAGTGTGATGGAAGCAGTCGTCGGTATCGTTGTGGGCATTCTAAACAAGGCATATCTAAGAACTGTGGTGATCTATACAGCAGAGGCTTGGATTGTCAGTGGGTAGATATCACAAATGTACCACAGGGTACCTATATATTACAACTGAATGTTAACCCTACTCAACTAGTTCGTGAGAGTGATGTCCACAATAACATCATCCAGTGTACTCTGTCTATGACCAAACGATCTTATGAGGTCAAGAAGTGTTCTCAATCTGGTAAGTACCTATAATATCTGTATTAATTCCATGAAATTGCAGGGTCTATGGAGCAAAGACTAAGCCATATTAAGTCATAATAATTTCTTTTACAGATCATGTGGTCACAGGATGCTGATGGAGGCACTAGCTGACACAAAGACTGCATAATGTTGTGCGTAGTAGTTTGTAATTTTATGATTTGTAGTTGACTATGATAAGTTTTGTTAAGAATGGTAATCCATCTATTAGTCAGGTTCACcatgtacttttgttcaaattttatggggattagcaaacctatacatttttggaaagcttagagcatgaagaatctgaaaatcaatgtttacattctGCAAGGTCAGcgttttttaaatttcaaatggTAGCTAATACAGTAAAAATTCCTgctatattaattttaatttaaCATAAAAGTTCATTAATGAACTGAACagattctctggtgacatttttcacATCCTTATTCGTTAGAGGTGATagttaatcatgaataattaGAAATTTTTACGAATAGAATAGaagagcatccattatgctgcaataactcaggaataatttttagcaaaaagaattgaggaatattccagattaaATGGATGAGATCTatgtataactggtgcaaagtataaGTTTGGATTCCACTGAAACAGTTCAAGGCTAAAAGCAGCACAAAatattgagttactctaatagagcagtcacatattcCAATAAAGTAGTCAACTttgagtccataattctaatgtagcagtcacttttgtgACAATCCTAGATAGTATGCTTATGTTAggcataaatttcaggagattagTTACTACTAGGTTT
This genomic interval carries:
- the LOC136257090 gene encoding lysyl oxidase homolog 2A-like, coding for MVLFVFVAAILFTSSFVVGQDDVRLGNGASDYQGRVEVLVNRKWGTICGDQFGLKDAHVVCRMLGYPSAILARDRAYFGPGRGRIWKVNCTGVEDDIADCKFSMASANVCGHGEDVGVECYRPQPSPPVRLTCPYNKTCNNIARKRGPDPGECTPSVHVEGIVEVYYNEGWWPVSADEWDDEDVNVVCGQLGYPVSFGTVSKLIDLLPRKVRVSRQQKNRFKRTHLRKVTLQGLGCTGTERDLSLCPHHGWGPFDNPGGKVATAKCGFHPHPSCDGGECQQPSYRLRAGVMPWMGRVEVLYNNQWGTVCDDGFDDNSANVLCRSLGYGNVVTITKRAGYGRGIGKIWLSDVKCNGTESQLHDCKHLPWGSTALCKKHNRDVGVECGVPDVYHGRKPPVQFVSTVNNINNNYVEVAVDSNHGYGLVCYDDVDMMMSSVLCRSLPDPKFLVNYRSSKLASYTGQRYKGRFVCSGSELNIRECHMDFQPVAKCKNGDLLIHCDKRLPDLVPILAKFERSLRIFRSYDFARMASLRCPLEENCLASDAVGLRGKAVRALLRFDSLTMNYGLSDFTPVLDRSQWKWHACHFHYHSFEVFAEYDLLDLNGTKVAEGHKASFCLEDSQCDGSSRRYRCGHSKQGISKNCGDLYSRGLDCQWVDITNVPQGTYILQLNVNPTQLVRESDVHNNIIQCTLSMTKRSYEVKKCSQSDHVVTGC